The genomic region AGGCCAAGTTCGACTTCACCGTTCCCTACATCAGCATCGGACAGATCCTGGTGGTGCCCAAAGCTGAAAGGGGGACCAAGATCGGCGACCTGAAGGGCAAGAAGCTCGGCGCCCAGATCGGCACCACCGGCGCCATGGAGATAAAGAAGGTTGCCGGCGTTGAGCTTAAGACCTACGACGAAGTCGGCCTCGCTTTCGAGGACATGGCTGCCGGCCGCATCTCCGGCGTGGTTTGCGACCAGCCCACCGCCGTCACCTACGCACTGGACAAGAAGGAATACAGCAACAAGTTCAAGATCGTGGGCCAGCCCTTCACCAAAGAGGCTTACGGCATCGTGGTCAAGAAGGGTAACAAGGACCTGGTCGCCCTCTTGAACAAGGGGATCGCAGGCGTCCAGAAGAAAAAGATCGACCAGCAGCTCAAGAAGAAGTGGCACCTTAAGTAGGTGCTGAATTGGCTCCTGCAGGAGCGGCAAGCAAGGGCGCTGACACCGCCGAGGCCACCTGCAGGAGCCGTTTTTTGGCCAGAGAGCGTATACGTAAAAAGGTGAAAAATCAAAGCGAGCCGGCAGGTTAGGTCGGACAGGACGGTATGAATAACTGATGAGCATTGAAGCAAAGAAGCAGATCATCGACGTCGGGGACGGCGCAGCCATCCCCCGCAAAAGCGACCGCGGACTCTTCACCGCGTGGCGCATAGCCTTCTTCGGGGCCATCGGCACCCTGGTCTACCTGGTACAGACCAAACCCGACCCGTACCTCAACATTATCAAGTTCGTTCCCGACGGCATCCTGGTCACCTTCCAGGTGACCCTCGGGGCGATACTCCTTGCCATCGTCTTCGGTCTCTTCACCGGCCTGGGGCGCATCTCCAAGAACCGGTTCTTCAACGGCGCAGCATCGCTCTACGTCGAGAT from Citrifermentans bremense harbors:
- a CDS encoding basic amino acid ABC transporter substrate-binding protein translates to MKAIRIMAAVVAFAGLFATAALAAPKTVTVATDATWPPMEFVDANKKIVGFDIDFMNAVAKEAGFQAAFKNTAWDGIFAGIAAGQYDAIISSVTITDERKAKFDFTVPYISIGQILVVPKAERGTKIGDLKGKKLGAQIGTTGAMEIKKVAGVELKTYDEVGLAFEDMAAGRISGVVCDQPTAVTYALDKKEYSNKFKIVGQPFTKEAYGIVVKKGNKDLVALLNKGIAGVQKKKIDQQLKKKWHLK